A stretch of Methanosphaerula palustris E1-9c DNA encodes these proteins:
- a CDS encoding 4Fe-4S dicluster domain-containing protein — MKTVFVRAERCIGCRHCEVACAVEHSASRELFGARNEEPISRPRVHVEVVDYLTFPNRCRHCDPAPCMQVCPTEALYRDLSTGSVAIHYNRCIDCAVCAMACPFGVIRFQRVRQVDLPRDVNAKCDNCIDRQQNGVIPACAEACKTGALEFGEVNDLIEKSSHDFSMKLLLSREPAREPVGEVPSMPENIRAFREIMGTLADL; from the coding sequence ATGAAGACTGTTTTTGTACGGGCTGAGCGCTGTATCGGCTGCAGGCACTGCGAGGTGGCCTGTGCCGTTGAGCACTCTGCGAGCAGAGAACTGTTTGGCGCACGGAACGAGGAGCCGATCTCAAGACCACGCGTTCATGTTGAGGTTGTTGACTACCTGACCTTCCCGAACCGGTGCCGGCACTGCGACCCGGCCCCGTGTATGCAGGTCTGCCCGACCGAGGCCCTGTACCGGGACCTGTCGACCGGTTCGGTCGCGATCCACTACAATCGGTGCATCGACTGTGCCGTCTGTGCGATGGCCTGTCCGTTCGGGGTGATCCGGTTCCAGCGGGTGCGGCAGGTGGACCTTCCCCGCGACGTGAATGCAAAGTGTGACAACTGTATCGACCGGCAGCAGAACGGTGTGATTCCTGCCTGCGCCGAGGCCTGCAAGACCGGGGCGCTGGAGTTCGGAGAGGTCAACGACCTGATCGAAAAGAGCAGCCATGACTTCTCGATGAAACTTCTTCTCTCCCGGGAACCGGCCAGGGAACCGGTTGGCGAGGTTCCCTCGATGCCCGAGAACATCCGGGCGTTCCGGGAGATCATGGGAACACTGGCGGATTTATAA
- a CDS encoding NADH-quinone oxidoreductase subunit NuoE family protein, whose protein sequence is MEEQVLDQIIARYASPTGRVLGILSEVQHQEGYIPRDVLETLSQKLDLPLSDLYSLVTFYALFSLKPVGEHVITVCMGTACHVKGAVSLLETLQDLLHLEGEAADEDGKFSLTTEDNRFTLEIARCFGACSIAPVLRVDGNLYGYVTPESLPGILEGYGWQR, encoded by the coding sequence ATGGAAGAACAGGTACTCGATCAGATCATCGCCCGCTACGCCTCTCCCACCGGAAGGGTGCTCGGGATACTCAGCGAAGTCCAGCACCAGGAAGGGTATATCCCCCGGGACGTGCTGGAGACCCTCTCGCAGAAACTGGACCTCCCGCTCTCGGACCTCTACAGTCTGGTGACCTTCTATGCCCTCTTCAGCCTGAAACCAGTGGGCGAGCATGTGATCACAGTCTGCATGGGGACGGCCTGTCATGTGAAGGGGGCGGTTTCCCTCCTCGAGACGCTGCAGGACCTGCTGCACCTGGAGGGCGAGGCCGCCGATGAGGACGGGAAGTTCTCCCTCACGACGGAGGACAACCGGTTCACGCTGGAGATCGCCCGGTGTTTCGGCGCCTGCAGCATCGCGCCGGTGCTGCGGGTCGACGGGAATCTCTACGGGTATGTCACCCCGGAGAGCCTCCCCGGGATTCTTGAAGGATACGGGTGGCAGCGATGA
- the cooS gene encoding anaerobic carbon-monoxide dehydrogenase catalytic subunit, translating into MYDPIAIKKVAEKRALDRTSQMMIEKTIEDGVETAWDRLQAQQPQCGFGQLGLCCNNCSMGPCRIDPFGGTPTRGVCGATADTIVARNLLDDLAVGAASHSDHGREVVETLLHTAEGKAQGYQITDAVKLHLIAEEYGIPTEGRDDAAIAGDLARGMLEEFGSIKNRIQLVDRAPEKTRKVWQDLNITPRGVDREVVEAMHRVHMGVDADYLNILLHAMRTSLSDGWGGSMMATDCSDILFGTPTPVTSLANLGTLSRDKVNIVLHGHNPVLSEMILKAVEEPAAKEAARAKGAAGINLVGMCCTGNEVLMRHGIPIAGTILDQELAIATGAVEVMVIDYQCIFPSITATASCYHTKVVATSEKSKVPGSIYKEFRPETALDTAREIVGMAIENFAARDPNRVRIPDRPVQMMAGFSEEAIRKALGGTYKPLIDAIVAGTIKGVVGVVGCNNPKIKQDSGHIALGRELIRRNILVVETGCAAIASGKAGLLVPEAADLAGDGLKAVCKALGIPPVLHMGSCVDCSRILVMASHVADELGVGIGDLPLGGAAPEWYSQKAIAIGTYFVSSGVYTVLGIPPKIFGSQNVLSLLASQLTGVVNASFAVEPDPVKAADLLEAEIDRKRQALGI; encoded by the coding sequence ATGTATGATCCAATTGCGATAAAGAAGGTGGCAGAGAAGCGGGCGCTGGACAGGACCAGCCAGATGATGATCGAGAAGACGATCGAAGACGGTGTCGAGACCGCCTGGGACCGGCTGCAGGCGCAGCAGCCGCAGTGCGGGTTCGGGCAGCTCGGGCTCTGCTGCAACAACTGCTCGATGGGACCCTGTCGGATCGATCCCTTCGGCGGAACGCCGACGCGGGGTGTCTGCGGGGCGACGGCGGACACGATCGTGGCGAGGAACCTGCTCGACGACCTCGCCGTCGGTGCGGCCTCCCACTCGGATCACGGCCGGGAGGTCGTCGAGACGCTCCTCCATACCGCAGAGGGGAAGGCCCAGGGTTACCAGATCACGGATGCGGTGAAGTTGCACCTGATCGCCGAGGAGTACGGGATTCCGACCGAGGGCCGGGATGACGCAGCGATCGCCGGCGACCTCGCCCGGGGGATGCTCGAGGAGTTCGGATCGATCAAGAACCGGATCCAGCTGGTTGACCGGGCCCCGGAGAAGACCCGGAAGGTCTGGCAGGATCTGAACATCACTCCCCGGGGCGTGGACCGGGAGGTCGTGGAGGCGATGCACCGGGTGCATATGGGGGTCGACGCCGATTATCTGAACATCCTGCTGCATGCGATGCGGACCTCGCTCTCTGACGGCTGGGGCGGGTCGATGATGGCGACCGACTGCTCCGATATCCTCTTCGGGACCCCGACGCCGGTCACTTCCTTGGCGAACCTGGGCACGCTCAGCAGGGATAAAGTCAATATCGTCCTCCACGGACACAACCCGGTCCTCTCCGAGATGATCCTCAAGGCGGTGGAGGAGCCGGCGGCCAAGGAGGCGGCCCGGGCGAAGGGTGCGGCCGGCATCAACCTGGTGGGGATGTGCTGCACCGGGAACGAGGTGCTGATGAGGCACGGGATCCCGATCGCCGGCACGATCCTGGACCAGGAACTGGCCATCGCCACCGGAGCCGTGGAGGTGATGGTGATCGATTACCAGTGCATCTTCCCGTCCATCACGGCGACGGCCAGCTGTTATCACACGAAGGTCGTGGCGACCAGTGAGAAATCCAAGGTGCCGGGTTCGATCTACAAGGAGTTCAGGCCCGAGACGGCGCTGGACACGGCCAGGGAGATCGTGGGGATGGCGATCGAGAACTTCGCCGCCAGGGACCCGAACCGGGTCAGGATCCCGGACCGGCCGGTCCAGATGATGGCCGGGTTCTCTGAGGAGGCGATCAGAAAGGCCCTCGGAGGTACCTATAAACCTTTGATCGATGCGATCGTCGCCGGCACGATCAAGGGGGTTGTCGGGGTTGTCGGCTGCAACAACCCGAAGATCAAACAGGACTCAGGACATATCGCCCTCGGCAGGGAACTGATCAGGCGGAACATTCTCGTCGTCGAGACCGGGTGTGCGGCCATCGCGAGCGGAAAGGCCGGCCTGCTCGTCCCCGAAGCGGCGGACCTGGCCGGGGACGGGCTCAAGGCGGTCTGCAAGGCCCTGGGGATCCCGCCGGTGCTGCACATGGGCTCATGTGTCGACTGCTCCCGGATCCTGGTGATGGCCTCGCATGTGGCGGACGAACTGGGCGTTGGGATCGGCGATCTGCCGCTCGGGGGGGCCGCCCCCGAATGGTACTCGCAGAAGGCGATCGCGATCGGGACGTACTTCGTCTCGTCGGGTGTCTACACGGTGCTCGGGATCCCCCCGAAGATCTTCGGCAGCCAGAACGTCCTCTCCCTCCTCGCGAGTCAACTCACAGGCGTGGTGAACGCCTCCTTCGCAGTCGAACCGGACCCCGTCAAGGCGGCCGACCTGCTCGAGGCGGAGATCGATCGGAAGCGACAGGCGCTCGGGATCTGA